Proteins encoded within one genomic window of Alteribacter populi:
- a CDS encoding cupin domain-containing protein: MTSNQKSATITDLSEERYLLPMDWGGIQWLCGEDIDPDSEMTFGMVFINAGEENPRHIHPNCEEVIFVLSGECDHSLGDETYHLRPGMMLRIPRNIPHNAKVTSWEPCRMIIAYSAPDRQTVGE; encoded by the coding sequence ATGACTAGTAATCAAAAAAGTGCAACTATTACAGATTTAAGCGAAGAGCGTTATTTACTGCCGATGGACTGGGGCGGTATCCAATGGCTTTGCGGAGAGGATATCGATCCAGATAGTGAAATGACATTCGGGATGGTGTTTATTAATGCAGGTGAAGAAAATCCGCGTCACATTCATCCGAACTGCGAAGAAGTGATCTTTGTCTTATCAGGAGAATGTGATCATAGCCTTGGTGATGAAACCTACCATTTAAGACCTGGAATGATGTTAAGAATTCCAAGGAATATTCCTCATAATGCGAAAGTTACCAGCTGGGAACCTTGCCGGATGATTATCGCTTATTCAGCACCGGACAGACAAACGGTCGGAGAATAA
- a CDS encoding Gfo/Idh/MocA family protein has product MTNIKFNYEYTNKINAGFIGCGAHSFRNVYPTFDYAPVDLVAVCDLNLERAEIYRKRFGAERAYTDYQEMIKKEDLDAIFVVLNFDRNGRPLYPKILPEIMKAGIPVWVEKPISYTTKEAEELMELEAKYNVQVLVSNKRYFYPSFEGAKKVVESEKFGGATSITGRYPLTLTPFNEESGEREGLHWFLDICHPVSGMQYLMGDIDEMCFVDHQPSGNVHTLFKFKSGAVGSLHLPSTQSETSPKEKYEVIGNSENIVIDNAVRLGYYQGKKGSGEYGKAPSFIGDDPLNGPVHWEPEFSLGQLHNKNLFTQGMVQSVNHFTEAVLENKQVERATLRDAWHLTQIFEAYKGNKAGDWIKIG; this is encoded by the coding sequence TTGACAAATATTAAATTTAATTACGAGTACACCAATAAGATTAATGCAGGATTTATTGGGTGTGGTGCTCACTCGTTTCGCAACGTTTACCCTACATTTGATTATGCTCCAGTGGATTTAGTCGCAGTTTGTGACTTGAATTTAGAAAGAGCAGAGATTTACAGAAAACGATTTGGAGCAGAACGAGCATATACAGACTATCAAGAAATGATTAAAAAAGAAGACCTTGATGCCATTTTTGTAGTATTGAATTTTGATCGAAACGGCCGTCCTCTTTACCCAAAGATTTTGCCAGAAATTATGAAAGCAGGCATTCCTGTTTGGGTAGAGAAACCCATTTCTTATACGACAAAAGAAGCGGAAGAGTTAATGGAATTAGAAGCAAAATATAATGTGCAAGTCCTTGTTTCAAACAAAAGATACTTTTATCCATCATTCGAAGGAGCTAAAAAGGTCGTAGAGAGTGAAAAATTCGGAGGTGCTACCTCGATTACAGGGCGTTATCCGCTGACATTAACACCTTTTAATGAAGAGTCAGGGGAACGAGAAGGTTTACACTGGTTTTTAGATATATGTCACCCGGTTTCCGGAATGCAGTATTTAATGGGGGATATTGATGAAATGTGTTTTGTTGATCATCAGCCAAGTGGTAATGTACACACATTATTTAAGTTTAAATCTGGTGCGGTAGGCAGTTTGCACTTACCGTCCACTCAATCAGAAACGAGTCCTAAAGAAAAATATGAAGTTATCGGTAATAGCGAAAATATTGTAATTGACAATGCGGTCCGACTTGGTTATTACCAAGGCAAAAAAGGCAGTGGTGAATATGGTAAAGCACCTTCTTTTATTGGAGACGACCCATTGAATGGACCTGTGCATTGGGAGCCGGAGTTCTCGCTAGGTCAGTTGCATAATAAGAATTTATTTACTCAAGGGATGGTTCAAAGTGTTAATCATTTTACGGAAGCAGTATTAGAAAATAAACAAGTGGAACGTGCAACGTTAAGAGACGCATGGCATTTAACTCAAATATTTGAAGCATATAAAGGTAATAAAGCTGGTGACTGGATTAAGATCGGATAA
- a CDS encoding sensor histidine kinase has product MKFFHSLFFKLLFCLLTISIIPLSIVGLITYNNTSKSMTDNLDYHANYILEQKVDALDQLYHDLERLSSGIVNNKVFSTFSGNDNYRRHQQLYLELDRLLVSIENIFPAFEGITIINESDFIYNYGYPLALNTTATTFYQSDWFPSIEALSHPALTPPHNRKYSNKQTPVYSFVYQGWDNKLNSSFIIIDFTEEYISNIPNIKYKGADIAGTIIYNNDKIVYSENEMFTFSYKTISSSDSGDIIRNEENEEFIIYKQRIPSIDWTIVEYFEVVSFFKPVYDTRNFFLYTIIITVIICIFASLFVTKQISNPIYNLQKKMKEVESGNFEEKFITNSKDEIGDLAKGFNHMLIQIKALISSVAKEAKLKREAEITALQLQINPHFIYNTLESINSLARKKKDYEISHLIVLLGRLLRLSISSFEEKIPVHQEIMYINYYLNIQQKRMRHSFDFNINIDNNLYDKHILKWILQPIVENAISHGIEPLKTKGEVDIQGHLDEEFIIFTVKDNGVGISNTKLNEIRSRLQDNSKELTKYKKRIGLYNVQSRINLHYGGSYGISVDSDVEKGTTVKITIPNRSEINE; this is encoded by the coding sequence ATGAAGTTTTTTCACTCTCTATTCTTTAAATTGTTATTTTGTTTGTTAACCATCTCCATTATTCCTTTAAGTATCGTCGGACTAATTACGTACAATAACACCTCCAAAAGCATGACGGATAATCTAGATTATCATGCAAATTATATTCTTGAGCAGAAAGTAGACGCATTAGACCAGCTTTATCATGACTTAGAAAGATTAAGCAGCGGAATTGTTAATAATAAAGTGTTTTCTACTTTTAGTGGAAATGACAACTATCGAAGGCACCAGCAATTATATCTGGAGTTAGATCGATTGTTAGTCAGTATTGAAAATATATTTCCAGCATTCGAAGGCATCACCATCATTAATGAATCGGATTTCATTTACAACTATGGCTACCCATTGGCGCTCAACACCACCGCAACCACTTTCTATCAATCTGACTGGTTTCCATCGATAGAAGCTCTATCTCACCCGGCCCTTACTCCTCCACATAACAGAAAATACAGTAACAAACAGACACCCGTTTACTCCTTTGTTTATCAAGGGTGGGACAATAAATTAAACTCTAGTTTCATTATAATCGATTTCACAGAAGAGTATATTTCTAATATTCCGAATATTAAGTATAAGGGAGCTGACATAGCAGGAACGATTATTTATAATAATGACAAAATTGTCTACTCCGAAAATGAAATGTTTACCTTTTCATATAAAACAATCTCCTCTAGTGATTCCGGAGATATTATTCGAAATGAAGAAAACGAAGAGTTTATTATTTACAAACAAAGGATCCCTTCAATCGACTGGACGATCGTGGAGTACTTCGAGGTCGTAAGTTTTTTTAAACCAGTCTATGATACTAGAAACTTCTTCCTTTATACGATCATTATTACTGTAATTATTTGTATATTTGCTTCATTATTCGTAACAAAACAAATATCAAATCCTATTTATAACTTACAGAAAAAAATGAAAGAAGTCGAAAGCGGCAACTTCGAAGAAAAATTCATTACAAATTCAAAAGATGAAATCGGAGACCTAGCCAAAGGATTTAATCATATGCTTATACAAATTAAAGCTTTAATCAGTTCAGTAGCTAAAGAGGCAAAGTTAAAGAGAGAAGCAGAAATAACAGCTTTGCAATTACAAATCAATCCACATTTTATCTATAACACTTTAGAATCGATTAATTCATTAGCTAGAAAGAAAAAAGATTATGAAATTAGTCATCTTATTGTGTTACTAGGAAGACTATTACGCTTAAGTATTAGTTCTTTTGAAGAAAAAATTCCTGTTCATCAAGAGATCATGTATATTAATTACTATCTAAATATTCAACAAAAGCGAATGCGACATTCGTTTGACTTCAATATAAATATTGACAATAACTTATACGATAAGCACATATTAAAGTGGATCCTTCAACCTATTGTTGAAAACGCTATTTCACATGGTATCGAGCCTCTTAAAACAAAAGGAGAAGTTGACATTCAGGGGCATTTGGATGAAGAGTTTATTATTTTTACAGTAAAGGACAACGGAGTGGGGATTAGTAATACTAAGCTTAATGAAATCAGGAGCAGATTACAGGACAATTCTAAGGAGCTTACAAAGTATAAAAAACGAATTGGCCTATATAATGTCCAATCACGTATTAATTTACATTATGGTGGTTCTTATGGAATTTCGGTTGATAGTGATGTAGAAAAAGGCACCACGGTGAAAATTACCATCCCTAATAGGAGTGAAATAAATGAATAA
- a CDS encoding carbohydrate ABC transporter permease codes for MSRKSSSQLMIRVVLFLLLTLIIAPIIYAVLASFKTNMEIFSSPFSLPSSWNFENIVNAWQVGNFQQYIINSAIVTVGGMFVVALVASPAGYAFSQLTFKGNNLIFYIVLLGMALPVQAIIIPIFFHLRSMGLVNTLTGLTLVSAALALPFSIFLMRNTFRDVPKALRESAMIDGAGEWRIFWTVMLPLAKPGLVALLIFTFMNIWNDFLLPLVLLMSQSKYTISLGLYSFQGEMATNYSLIFGGTVISMIPSIIVYLIFQRSFIEGMSSGSNK; via the coding sequence ATGTCAAGAAAGTCGTCCTCACAATTGATGATAAGGGTTGTATTATTTTTACTATTAACATTAATCATTGCACCAATTATTTACGCTGTTTTAGCAAGCTTTAAAACAAATATGGAAATATTCTCTTCTCCCTTTTCTTTGCCTAGTAGCTGGAACTTCGAAAATATCGTTAATGCATGGCAGGTAGGGAATTTCCAGCAATATATCATTAATAGTGCGATTGTAACGGTTGGTGGAATGTTTGTTGTAGCACTGGTTGCAAGTCCTGCTGGGTACGCGTTTTCACAATTAACTTTTAAAGGGAACAACCTCATCTTTTATATTGTTTTGTTAGGGATGGCCTTGCCTGTTCAAGCGATCATTATTCCGATCTTTTTCCACTTGAGGTCAATGGGGTTAGTGAATACGCTAACCGGTCTAACGCTGGTTTCAGCTGCGTTAGCCTTACCATTTTCAATATTTTTGATGCGAAATACATTTCGGGATGTTCCAAAGGCACTACGTGAGTCTGCCATGATCGACGGTGCAGGAGAATGGAGAATCTTCTGGACAGTGATGCTTCCGTTAGCGAAACCAGGGTTGGTTGCATTGTTAATCTTTACATTTATGAATATATGGAATGACTTCTTATTACCGTTAGTTCTCTTAATGTCACAGAGTAAATATACGATATCTCTTGGTTTGTATTCATTTCAAGGAGAAATGGCAACTAACTATTCACTTATTTTTGGCGGAACGGTTATCAGTATGATTCCAAGTATTATCGTCTATTTAATATTCCAGCGCTCCTTTATTGAAGGGATGTCGAGCGGGTCCAACAAGTAA
- a CDS encoding ABC transporter substrate-binding protein — protein MIQTLMRRSLLFISLLLLVGLAACQSPSGGSSVEVESNEQAAEEQNDGGQEQEASEDEQNTLQLLIPNYYNDVERDQWRQVVDRFSELNSEIEVVLETGDVRVESGSLTALLQSEVNTPDVLLMNAGPSRISVLSQGELIKPLDDIYEANQWENAVRPFAYDLIAGGDHIYEVPHMVDAIAHFYNIDVFEEYGLDVPETPDEYIEVLETLSAESSIDPITVGARNGYAIGWLFGAMLEAKAGTEKLEEIFFEDGKWNDPEVVEVATAMTEWLDKGYISQDAVTLQETDSKFKFLNKQAAIYTGGTYLITDLAEEGLLDSVGFFMAPSFIDGEEAKPTGGIGQSWVVPKGAKNQDAVELWLEFILSSDYAEIVYSFPDYNFILASTDSMDVEPVGNVLRAAAIDVADGSGYNPSVFIGVETGEAYFQNLQGLVGGLTTPEEAMNAIEEAAQEDKANGFQLKR, from the coding sequence ATGATACAAACGCTAATGAGAAGGTCATTGTTATTTATTTCTTTATTGCTGTTGGTAGGTTTAGCTGCATGTCAGTCTCCGTCAGGGGGCTCGAGTGTGGAAGTAGAGAGTAATGAGCAAGCAGCAGAAGAACAAAATGACGGTGGTCAAGAACAGGAGGCATCAGAAGATGAACAAAATACGCTTCAGTTACTGATTCCAAACTATTACAATGATGTGGAACGAGATCAATGGAGGCAGGTAGTGGATCGTTTCAGCGAATTAAATTCTGAGATTGAAGTTGTATTAGAAACAGGCGATGTTCGGGTCGAGTCTGGAAGTTTAACAGCATTGTTACAGTCTGAAGTAAACACCCCTGACGTACTTCTTATGAATGCTGGCCCAAGTCGTATTTCCGTTTTGTCACAGGGCGAATTAATTAAACCGCTAGATGACATATATGAAGCAAACCAATGGGAGAATGCTGTTCGTCCATTTGCGTACGACTTGATTGCAGGTGGCGACCATATCTATGAAGTACCTCATATGGTAGATGCAATTGCCCACTTCTATAACATCGATGTGTTTGAGGAATACGGACTAGATGTTCCTGAGACTCCTGATGAATACATTGAAGTATTAGAAACGTTATCTGCAGAATCTAGTATTGATCCAATTACAGTAGGCGCCAGAAATGGTTATGCAATTGGCTGGTTATTTGGGGCTATGCTAGAAGCAAAGGCAGGAACAGAGAAATTGGAGGAAATTTTCTTTGAAGATGGGAAGTGGAATGATCCGGAAGTAGTGGAAGTAGCAACGGCTATGACAGAATGGCTGGATAAAGGCTATATTTCTCAAGATGCTGTTACATTGCAAGAGACAGACTCAAAGTTTAAATTTTTAAATAAACAAGCTGCAATCTATACAGGTGGTACGTATCTTATTACAGATTTAGCGGAAGAAGGTTTGCTAGACAGTGTAGGATTCTTTATGGCACCATCCTTTATAGATGGGGAAGAAGCAAAACCAACAGGTGGAATTGGCCAATCGTGGGTCGTTCCAAAAGGTGCAAAAAATCAAGATGCGGTTGAGTTATGGTTAGAATTTATTCTTTCTAGTGACTATGCAGAAATTGTCTATAGTTTCCCAGACTATAACTTTATCCTCGCATCTACTGATTCTATGGATGTAGAGCCTGTTGGCAATGTTTTACGAGCGGCAGCAATTGACGTTGCGGACGGATCAGGTTATAACCCAAGTGTATTTATCGGCGTGGAAACGGGTGAAGCCTACTTTCAAAACTTACAAGGGTTGGTCGGTGGATTAACGACTCCAGAAGAAGCAATGAACGCAATTGAAGAAGCGGCTCAAGAAGACAAAGCAAACGGGTTCCAATTAAAGAGATAG
- a CDS encoding DUF7446 family protein, protein MKSIRIGVSPLTENVYAGEIINDMWVGDKQDVTEDFKRCVVNYCTKVVEFEVDGMKFKATCERV, encoded by the coding sequence ATGAAGTCAATAAGAATTGGCGTATCACCTTTAACTGAGAATGTATACGCGGGAGAAATCATAAATGATATGTGGGTTGGAGATAAACAAGACGTAACAGAAGATTTTAAAAGGTGTGTTGTTAACTATTGCACTAAAGTCGTTGAATTTGAAGTGGATGGAATGAAATTTAAGGCTACTTGTGAACGAGTTTAA
- a CDS encoding helix-turn-helix domain-containing protein, whose protein sequence is MFAELFGLGKARSQFGRLLDDYDITQKEFAKLSGISPNTLTRLCTDKHYEPSSKVIRKIARGLQRARVDEDVADYFG, encoded by the coding sequence ATGTTCGCAGAATTATTCGGATTAGGAAAAGCACGCAGCCAGTTCGGTCGGCTACTTGATGATTACGATATTACGCAAAAGGAGTTCGCGAAGCTGTCCGGGATCAGTCCGAACACATTGACGAGGTTATGTACGGACAAGCACTATGAACCGAGCTCGAAAGTAATACGGAAGATTGCGAGGGGGTTGCAGCGTGCGAGGGTCGACGAAGACGTGGCGGATTATTTCGGGTAA
- a CDS encoding carbohydrate ABC transporter permease, with translation MNMNLPTVNVSAQNQNIVRGQRNNKIKRFAVIASFLSPALILYGVFMLYPMADAVRYSLFDWNGASPTMNFVGIENYARLATDTLFFRALGNNLLWVVLSLTLMVIPTLVLAVLISKVKRGKTFFRAAFYLPSVLSLAVVGVLWSKIYDPTMGPINIFLRAVGFDFMARNWLGEQMFVIPALVIASTWAFYGLYMILFLAGLQSIEPQMYEAADIDGAGPIRKFWYITVPSLRNTMNVVISMVIIHALKGFALIWIMTQGGPFYMSEVVSTLVYKTAFSMNQVSYATAQSVVLGIIIIIFTIGFNYYRERTE, from the coding sequence ATGAACATGAATTTACCAACTGTAAATGTAAGTGCTCAAAATCAAAATATAGTCAGAGGGCAAAGGAATAATAAGATAAAAAGATTTGCGGTTATTGCATCCTTTTTATCACCAGCGCTGATTCTTTATGGAGTTTTTATGCTTTACCCAATGGCAGATGCCGTTCGTTATAGTTTATTTGATTGGAACGGGGCATCACCAACAATGAACTTTGTTGGTATAGAAAATTATGCAAGATTAGCAACAGACACTCTCTTTTTTAGAGCCTTAGGTAACAATCTATTGTGGGTTGTCCTAAGTTTAACACTAATGGTTATTCCAACTTTAGTACTCGCTGTGCTTATTAGTAAGGTAAAGAGAGGTAAAACCTTTTTCAGAGCAGCCTTTTACCTGCCAAGTGTATTGTCCCTTGCAGTTGTAGGGGTATTGTGGTCGAAAATTTACGATCCGACAATGGGGCCGATTAATATTTTCCTTCGGGCAGTTGGGTTCGATTTTATGGCAAGAAACTGGCTTGGAGAGCAGATGTTTGTCATTCCTGCCTTAGTGATTGCTAGTACGTGGGCGTTTTATGGTTTGTATATGATTTTATTTTTAGCAGGGTTACAAAGTATTGAGCCGCAAATGTATGAAGCAGCAGATATTGACGGTGCGGGTCCAATCAGAAAGTTTTGGTATATAACAGTGCCAAGCTTGCGCAATACAATGAACGTTGTCATTAGTATGGTGATCATTCATGCGCTAAAAGGTTTTGCGCTAATCTGGATTATGACTCAAGGTGGCCCTTTCTACATGAGTGAGGTTGTATCAACCTTAGTTTATAAAACTGCATTTAGCATGAACCAAGTTAGTTACGCGACAGCACAAAGTGTAGTATTAGGGATTATCATTATTATCTTTACGATCGGATTTAACTACTACAGAGAAAGGACTGAGTAA
- a CDS encoding YolD-like family protein, with product MTHRGKFGDGSQWITKDYFDDRLNDRGMVKWQPIMIPEHAALLRKSRSEYGKSPKPELDEQAYEEISRTVAEAMAENRPLTFTYWRDGHTYDITAHCHYCDAQRKEFRLIDSEGNRERLSFDCVISVE from the coding sequence ATGACACATCGCGGTAAATTCGGAGACGGCTCGCAATGGATTACGAAAGATTATTTCGATGATCGGCTTAATGACCGCGGCATGGTCAAATGGCAGCCGATAATGATCCCGGAACATGCCGCATTGTTACGGAAGAGTCGGTCGGAGTATGGTAAATCGCCAAAACCGGAACTCGACGAACAGGCATACGAAGAAATCAGCCGAACGGTAGCGGAAGCAATGGCGGAAAACCGCCCGCTAACCTTTACGTATTGGCGCGACGGACATACGTACGATATCACCGCACATTGCCATTATTGCGATGCCCAGCGGAAGGAGTTTCGGTTGATCGATTCGGAAGGTAATCGCGAGCGGTTGTCGTTTGATTGCGTAATTAGCGTTGAATAA
- a CDS encoding replication-relaxation family protein: MMNKRYKTIIDEVTKFRCLSRDQISELYFGHCRKPHTNANTALKRLRDRRYLTVAPFRQPYVYMINPAPIKRDSNKIDHYLAIADVYIALKKAGKVREFTVEPRYDDVEVRPDIFTVYQGMPLFIEVQKSVYSDRVMAKKFERYQAYYDSEDWRKLDWQPKGNPVFPYVLLFSTQKYRVETEGFKVRQYTDVSEFLRSLTVRVNVG, from the coding sequence ATGATGAATAAACGATATAAAACGATTATAGATGAGGTTACGAAATTCCGGTGCTTGTCACGAGATCAAATTTCGGAGCTCTATTTCGGGCACTGCCGTAAACCTCATACCAACGCAAATACGGCGCTCAAACGATTAAGAGACCGCAGGTATTTAACCGTGGCCCCTTTCCGGCAGCCTTACGTGTACATGATCAACCCCGCGCCTATCAAACGCGACAGCAACAAAATCGACCATTACCTCGCAATAGCGGACGTGTATATCGCGCTGAAAAAGGCGGGCAAGGTGCGGGAGTTTACGGTGGAGCCCCGGTATGATGACGTCGAGGTGAGACCTGATATATTTACGGTGTATCAAGGAATGCCGTTGTTTATCGAGGTGCAAAAGTCCGTTTATAGCGATCGGGTCATGGCGAAGAAATTTGAGCGGTATCAAGCGTATTATGATAGTGAGGATTGGCGTAAACTCGACTGGCAGCCGAAAGGAAACCCGGTATTTCCCTATGTACTGTTATTTTCTACGCAAAAGTATCGAGTTGAGACGGAGGGGTTTAAGGTGCGACAATATACGGATGTAAGCGAGTTTTTACGGAGCTTGACTGTTAGAGTTAACGTCGGCTAA
- a CDS encoding FtsK/SpoIIIE domain-containing protein, which translates to MIAKFTKIKEERRLKAELKKAFTVAEIYREYNGFDGKKGRIYPKIHSVRETGDSREYVFTLPTGLDPRDLTKKDYVFRQVFGDKLEFDGEIKRFTLTVYYRSLPSSAPYLRVDLPSKLSDMRLPILCGVDRYGETVSYDMAEYPHLLIAGETGSGKSTQVRSIITTLIRNVGADKLTLYMADLKRSEFHIFKRVKHVPEVMTKTAKLKSRVSKLRKEMERRGDLLDEHEVTHVDELPADKRPKYIVLCIDEVAMLQKENVIMEGIEEISAIGRALGVFLLLSMQRPDRNVLDGKLKNNLTVRMAFRHSDGINSRITIGTQDAKDISIEERGRMYLKLEDLTLIQAPYLTDKEARKLLDPYRVEREESEEYAEQPPEDGEEFMVGLIDDE; encoded by the coding sequence ATGATAGCGAAGTTTACGAAGATTAAAGAGGAGCGACGACTCAAAGCGGAGTTAAAGAAGGCGTTTACCGTTGCGGAGATTTACCGCGAATACAATGGATTCGACGGCAAGAAGGGGCGAATATATCCGAAAATTCATTCGGTCAGAGAAACGGGTGACAGTCGCGAGTATGTATTTACGTTACCGACCGGATTAGACCCGCGAGATCTTACGAAAAAGGATTATGTGTTCCGGCAGGTCTTTGGCGATAAGCTTGAATTTGACGGGGAAATTAAGCGTTTTACACTTACCGTATACTATAGGTCTCTACCGTCATCCGCGCCCTATTTACGTGTTGATTTACCGTCAAAACTAAGCGATATGCGCCTCCCTATCCTTTGCGGAGTGGATCGATACGGGGAAACGGTAAGCTACGACATGGCCGAGTACCCGCATTTACTAATCGCAGGCGAAACGGGGTCCGGTAAGTCAACGCAGGTAAGGTCGATTATTACAACGTTAATCCGTAACGTGGGCGCCGACAAATTAACGTTGTACATGGCGGATTTAAAGCGGTCGGAATTTCACATATTTAAACGCGTAAAACATGTTCCCGAGGTAATGACGAAAACGGCGAAGCTTAAATCGCGTGTCTCGAAATTGCGAAAGGAGATGGAGCGGCGCGGCGACTTACTCGATGAACACGAAGTGACGCATGTGGACGAATTACCAGCCGACAAGCGCCCGAAATACATTGTGCTATGTATCGACGAGGTCGCGATGCTACAGAAGGAAAATGTAATAATGGAAGGAATCGAAGAGATATCCGCAATCGGCCGGGCGCTTGGCGTGTTTCTTTTGCTCTCGATGCAACGTCCGGACCGCAACGTGCTTGACGGAAAATTGAAGAATAACCTCACGGTGCGAATGGCTTTTCGACACTCGGACGGCATTAACTCGCGAATAACGATAGGTACGCAGGACGCGAAGGATATTAGCATCGAAGAACGCGGGCGGATGTATTTAAAACTCGAGGATTTAACGTTAATACAAGCGCCTTATCTCACGGATAAAGAAGCGCGAAAACTGCTCGATCCTTACCGAGTTGAGCGCGAAGAGTCCGAGGAATACGCGGAACAGCCGCCGGAAGACGGCGAAGAATTTATGGTGGGGTTGATTGATGATGAATAA
- a CDS encoding response regulator transcription factor, which yields MNKMLIVDDDWMITDSLKHMDEWLDLNIDVVGSAENGEEALFWLQKEKVDIILTDIRMPEMDGISLTKHIYNEQIKTNVIIMSGFEEFTYAQEALRYNARGYLLKPIDIIELLETVNKVLQEYLAQPNQPIVDNIEEISQSQTQQERVITSTLNYINTNYMEPLTLKQLAQRVHLSDHYLGQLFKTVTGESFLKYLTNVRMEKARMFLENPVLKIYEISERVGYTDPKHFMKVFKKTNGCTPKDYRQGFKSKQCVE from the coding sequence ATGAATAAAATGCTAATAGTTGATGATGATTGGATGATTACCGATAGTTTAAAGCATATGGATGAATGGTTAGATCTGAACATTGATGTGGTAGGATCCGCTGAAAACGGGGAAGAAGCTTTATTTTGGTTACAAAAAGAAAAAGTAGACATTATCTTAACAGATATACGCATGCCAGAAATGGATGGGATATCTTTAACGAAACACATCTATAATGAGCAAATAAAAACTAACGTAATTATAATGAGTGGGTTTGAAGAATTTACTTATGCACAAGAAGCGCTACGTTATAATGCAAGAGGATATTTATTAAAGCCGATTGATATAATCGAGTTATTAGAAACTGTGAATAAAGTGCTACAAGAATATCTAGCTCAGCCCAATCAGCCTATTGTGGATAATATAGAAGAAATTTCACAAAGTCAAACACAACAAGAAAGAGTAATTACTAGCACTTTAAATTATATAAATACCAACTACATGGAGCCTTTAACACTAAAACAGTTAGCACAACGAGTGCACTTGAGTGACCATTATTTAGGTCAACTCTTTAAAACTGTGACAGGTGAATCATTTTTAAAGTATTTAACGAATGTAAGAATGGAAAAAGCACGGATGTTCCTAGAAAACCCTGTATTGAAAATCTATGAAATTAGCGAAAGGGTAGGATATACTGATCCTAAACACTTTATGAAGGTTTTTAAGAAAACCAATGGATGTACTCCTAAGGACTATAGACAAGGATTTAAATCCAAACAATGCGTGGAATAA